Proteins found in one Microbacterium sp. LWS13-1.2 genomic segment:
- a CDS encoding carbohydrate ABC transporter permease produces MSTRTITLRDTVPGRRRDVNKLPWGSPAVYFIALVIIALMLGPVLYIIIGGFRTNSEITVDPSGLPVSWNPQNYIDVLTSGLFWTEVLNSTMVALATTVGAVALGLMASYVIARYSFAGRGALYALFAAGLMFPITVAITPLYIVVRNLGLMNTLPGVILPQIAFALPTTIIILVPFLRAIPDEIQEAAYIDGCGRLSFFWRMVLPLAVPGVITVGILAFIGSWNGYLLPLFILNDEAQFTLPLGVQAFSSQYSVDTAKVLAFTSLSMLPALVFFSLFERRIVGGLTGAVKG; encoded by the coding sequence ATGAGCACCCGGACCATCACCCTTCGCGACACGGTGCCCGGACGCCGCCGCGACGTCAACAAGCTCCCGTGGGGCAGCCCAGCGGTGTACTTCATCGCCCTGGTCATCATCGCGCTGATGCTCGGCCCCGTGCTGTACATCATCATCGGCGGCTTCCGCACGAACTCCGAGATCACCGTCGACCCGTCCGGCCTGCCGGTGAGCTGGAACCCGCAGAACTACATCGACGTCCTCACCAGCGGACTGTTCTGGACCGAGGTGCTGAACTCGACGATGGTCGCCCTCGCGACGACCGTCGGCGCGGTCGCGCTGGGGTTGATGGCGAGCTACGTCATCGCCCGGTACAGCTTCGCCGGTCGCGGGGCGCTGTACGCGCTGTTCGCCGCCGGCCTGATGTTCCCGATCACGGTGGCGATCACGCCGCTGTACATCGTGGTGCGCAACCTCGGGCTCATGAACACGCTCCCGGGCGTCATCCTGCCGCAGATCGCGTTCGCACTGCCGACGACGATCATCATCCTCGTCCCGTTCCTGAGGGCGATCCCCGACGAGATCCAGGAGGCCGCCTACATCGACGGATGCGGACGCCTGTCGTTCTTCTGGCGCATGGTGCTCCCGCTCGCGGTGCCCGGTGTCATCACCGTCGGCATCCTCGCCTTCATCGGAAGCTGGAACGGCTACCTGCTGCCGCTGTTCATCCTGAACGACGAGGCGCAGTTCACCCTCCCGCTGGGTGTCCAGGCGTTCTCGTCGCAGTACTCCGTCGATACGGCGAAGGTGCTCGCCTTCACGTCGCTGTCGATGCTGCCCGCGCTGGTGTTCTTCAGCCTGTTCGAGCGGCGGATCGTCGGCGGCCTGACGGGGGCGGTCAAGGGATGA
- a CDS encoding sugar ABC transporter permease, producing MSSDARGLAEHDGGGTTPPPSVPQGRRRPRGLGWAGRLEVMILVGPALIFFVGFVIFPVIMAAYYGFFRWSGFGPATEFIGLQNYVTIFTDPIFQQALGHNAFIVVASLVLQGPVAILLALLLNRRMRGQSVIRVLIFVPYVIAEVIVGTGFSLMLATNGAVNGFLEKVGLSWLAQDWLADPSIAIWTLMAILTWKYIGFAVILFLAGLQGIPQELYEAAAIDGASYWQIQRTITLPLLGPTLRIWAFLSIIGALQLFDLVYIIWGQYVSSVAGTNTMAIYMVATGRNSGNFGYGSAVAVVIFVISLVVALIYQRTILRRDTAGAITERGVK from the coding sequence ATGTCTTCTGACGCTCGCGGCCTTGCAGAGCACGACGGGGGCGGCACCACGCCGCCCCCGTCGGTGCCGCAGGGCCGCCGGCGCCCCCGAGGCCTAGGCTGGGCCGGCCGCCTCGAGGTCATGATCCTGGTGGGGCCGGCCCTGATCTTCTTCGTCGGCTTCGTGATCTTCCCGGTCATCATGGCCGCGTACTACGGGTTCTTCCGCTGGTCCGGCTTCGGCCCGGCGACCGAGTTCATCGGCCTGCAGAACTACGTCACGATCTTCACCGATCCGATCTTCCAGCAGGCGCTGGGGCACAACGCCTTCATCGTCGTCGCATCGCTCGTGCTCCAGGGCCCGGTCGCGATCCTGCTGGCGCTGCTGCTCAACCGCAGGATGCGCGGTCAGTCCGTGATCCGTGTGCTCATCTTCGTCCCCTACGTGATCGCCGAGGTCATCGTCGGCACCGGGTTCAGCCTCATGCTGGCCACGAACGGAGCGGTGAACGGCTTCCTCGAGAAGGTCGGACTCAGCTGGCTCGCGCAGGACTGGCTCGCCGACCCCAGCATCGCGATCTGGACGCTCATGGCGATCCTCACTTGGAAGTACATCGGGTTCGCCGTGATCCTCTTCCTCGCCGGGCTCCAGGGGATTCCGCAGGAGCTGTACGAGGCCGCCGCGATCGACGGCGCGTCCTACTGGCAGATCCAGCGGACGATCACCCTCCCGCTGCTGGGGCCGACGCTTCGCATCTGGGCGTTCCTCTCCATCATCGGCGCGCTGCAGCTCTTCGACCTCGTCTACATCATCTGGGGTCAGTACGTGTCGTCCGTCGCGGGCACCAACACGATGGCGATCTACATGGTCGCGACCGGACGCAACTCCGGGAACTTCGGGTACGGCAGCGCCGTCGCCGTCGTCATCTTCGTCATCTCCCTGGTGGTCGCCCTGATCTACCAGCGCACGATCCTGCGCCGTGACACCGCGGGGGCCATCACAGAGAGGGGCGTCAAGTGA
- a CDS encoding extracellular solute-binding protein, producing MMGKRILAGSAALVVGALALAGCSAGGSDENSDGNVEMTLWQNSTTGPGQQFWKDAIAAFEEENPGVTIKMQSVQNEDMDGKLQTALNAGDAPDIFLQRGGGKMTAMVNAGQLMDLTDLIADDVKSEIPEGSFAAETYQDKVWAMPLSVLPGGFFYSQDAFDNAGITETPETIDDLKTAVTSLEETGIEPIALGAKAAWPAAHWYYFFAIRECSPEVIEETGDTKDFSDECWLRAGEDLEDFAAINPFNDGFLTTEPQQGAGSSAGLIANRQAAMELMGAWDPGVIASLTPDEKPLPDLAWFPFPEISGGDGEPGSMMGGVDGYSCSVDAPEECADFLNFVASAEQQTAYYKAFNSPPVNTVAQEAVTEPYLQQILEAYNNAPFVSQWLDTVLGQNVGNALNVAVVDMLAGNSDPQKLVDAVNAAGKQG from the coding sequence ATGATGGGCAAGAGAATCCTCGCGGGTTCCGCAGCACTCGTCGTCGGCGCGCTCGCGCTCGCCGGCTGCAGTGCCGGCGGCTCCGACGAGAACAGCGACGGCAACGTCGAGATGACGCTCTGGCAGAACTCGACGACCGGTCCTGGCCAGCAGTTCTGGAAGGACGCGATCGCCGCGTTCGAGGAGGAGAACCCCGGCGTCACGATCAAGATGCAGTCGGTCCAGAACGAGGACATGGACGGAAAGCTGCAGACGGCTCTGAACGCGGGCGACGCGCCCGACATCTTCCTGCAGCGCGGCGGCGGCAAGATGACCGCGATGGTCAACGCCGGCCAGCTGATGGATCTGACCGACCTGATCGCGGACGACGTCAAGAGCGAGATCCCCGAGGGCTCGTTCGCCGCAGAGACGTATCAGGACAAGGTGTGGGCGATGCCACTCTCGGTGCTGCCCGGTGGGTTCTTCTACAGCCAGGACGCCTTCGACAACGCCGGGATCACCGAGACCCCCGAGACCATCGACGACCTTAAGACCGCGGTGACGAGCCTCGAGGAGACGGGCATCGAGCCGATCGCCCTCGGCGCGAAGGCCGCGTGGCCTGCCGCCCACTGGTACTACTTCTTCGCGATCCGCGAGTGCAGCCCCGAGGTCATCGAGGAGACGGGCGACACGAAGGACTTCAGCGACGAGTGCTGGCTGCGCGCCGGTGAGGACCTGGAGGACTTCGCGGCGATCAACCCCTTCAACGACGGGTTCCTCACCACGGAGCCGCAGCAGGGTGCAGGCAGCTCGGCCGGCCTCATCGCCAACCGCCAGGCCGCGATGGAGCTCATGGGCGCATGGGACCCGGGTGTGATCGCATCGCTGACGCCCGACGAGAAGCCGCTCCCCGACCTCGCGTGGTTCCCGTTCCCCGAGATCTCGGGCGGCGACGGTGAGCCGGGCTCGATGATGGGCGGCGTCGACGGATACTCGTGCTCGGTCGATGCCCCGGAGGAGTGCGCGGACTTCCTGAACTTCGTCGCCAGCGCCGAGCAGCAGACGGCGTACTACAAGGCGTTCAACTCGCCTCCGGTCAACACGGTGGCGCAGGAAGCGGTCACCGAGCCGTACCTCCAGCAGATCCTCGAGGCCTACAACAACGCTCCGTTCGTCTCGCAGTGGCTCGACACGGTGCTCGGCCAGAACGTCGGCAACGCCCTCAACGTCGCGGTCGTCGACATGCTCGCCGGCAACAGCGACCCGCAGAAGCTCGTCGACGCGGTCAACGCGGCAGGCAAGCAGGGCTGA
- a CDS encoding LacI family DNA-binding transcriptional regulator — translation MKRRPTITDVAAAAGVSVATVSKAVNGRYGVASETADRVLAVVAELGYESSLIASSMRSRTTGVIGVLVADFEPFSAEILKGVGQALRDSRYDLLAYSGSHGSAEGWERRSLSRLSGTLIDGAIMVTPTVVNVGAEVPVVAIDPHTGPADLPTVESDSYGGALQATRHLLELGHTRIGFIAGRPDLRSSIARDAGYRRALTDAGITVDPALVGSGSYRQDAVRVAALEMLRRGDRPTAVFAANDISAMEIVKVAAELGLGVPRDLSIIGFDDIPEASKSTPALSTVRQPMQTLGAEAARLLVTLMDGETPAATHVTLPTRLIPRGTTAPPL, via the coding sequence ATGAAGCGTCGTCCCACCATCACGGATGTCGCCGCTGCGGCCGGCGTCTCCGTCGCCACCGTGTCGAAGGCGGTCAACGGCCGCTACGGCGTGGCCAGTGAGACGGCCGACCGCGTCCTCGCCGTCGTCGCGGAACTCGGCTACGAGTCGAGCCTCATCGCCAGCAGCATGCGCTCGCGCACGACGGGTGTGATCGGGGTGCTGGTCGCCGACTTCGAGCCGTTCAGCGCCGAGATCCTGAAGGGCGTCGGGCAGGCGCTGCGCGACTCGCGCTACGACCTCCTCGCGTACTCGGGCTCGCACGGCTCGGCGGAGGGGTGGGAGCGGCGCTCGCTCTCGCGCCTGAGCGGCACGCTCATCGACGGCGCCATCATGGTCACGCCCACGGTGGTCAACGTCGGCGCCGAGGTCCCCGTGGTCGCCATCGATCCGCATACCGGGCCGGCCGACCTGCCCACCGTCGAATCCGACAGCTACGGCGGCGCCCTGCAGGCGACGCGACACCTTCTGGAGCTCGGCCATACGCGGATCGGCTTCATCGCCGGCCGCCCGGACCTGCGTTCGTCGATCGCGCGCGACGCAGGGTACCGGCGGGCGCTGACGGATGCCGGCATCACGGTCGACCCGGCTCTGGTCGGCTCGGGGAGCTACCGCCAGGACGCCGTGCGCGTCGCCGCACTCGAGATGCTCCGACGCGGCGATCGCCCCACCGCCGTCTTCGCCGCCAACGACATCTCGGCGATGGAGATCGTGAAGGTCGCCGCGGAGCTGGGGCTCGGTGTGCCGCGTGACCTCTCCATCATCGGATTCGACGACATCCCGGAGGCCTCCAAGTCGACGCCGGCCCTGTCGACGGTCCGCCAGCCCATGCAGACCCTGGGCGCCGAAGCGGCGCGGCTGCTGGTCACCCTCATGGACGGCGAGACGCCGGCGGCGACGCACGTGACGCTGCCGACGCGGCTCATCCCGCGGGGCACCACCGCTCCGCCGCTCTGA
- a CDS encoding ROK family protein, which translates to MNEPVGSRQANLSRLLRLAHLDGPVSRATLTGATGLNRSTIADLVGDLVALGVVEERAPDPSRRVGRPSPLVAPHPRVVTIAVNPEVDALSMAAVGLDRTVRRRERLEMSGLLGPERTAQLIGERIDAWREDDLAEAAIAGIGVAVPGLVRASDGLVRDAPHLKWSDTALRELIETATGLPTVVGNDAALGVLAEHLFGAARGIDDVVYLNGGASGIGGGLIVHGMPVAGASGYSGEFGQNRPGIASSADRRASGGVLEDEVSRARLLAVLGRDNADEPALAEMLRAARSPEVRDEIARQRRILSTALANAVNVLNPAVVVLGGFLAMLATDDLDGFTEAVVAQTMPANGEDLEIRPAALAEDRLLIGAAEAAFAELLRDPAGVALN; encoded by the coding sequence ATGAACGAGCCGGTGGGCAGTCGCCAAGCGAACCTGTCGCGGCTGCTGCGCCTGGCGCACCTGGACGGTCCCGTCTCGCGCGCGACACTGACCGGAGCGACCGGCCTCAACCGCTCGACGATCGCCGACCTCGTCGGAGACCTCGTCGCCCTGGGAGTCGTGGAGGAGCGCGCGCCCGACCCGAGCCGCCGCGTCGGTCGGCCGTCTCCGCTGGTGGCGCCGCACCCGCGCGTCGTGACGATAGCGGTGAACCCAGAGGTCGACGCGCTCTCGATGGCGGCCGTCGGGCTGGATCGCACAGTGCGTCGGCGCGAGCGCCTCGAGATGTCCGGCCTGCTGGGCCCCGAGCGGACGGCGCAGCTGATCGGCGAGCGCATCGACGCGTGGCGCGAGGACGACCTCGCCGAGGCGGCGATCGCGGGGATCGGCGTCGCGGTGCCGGGACTCGTCCGGGCTTCCGACGGCCTGGTGCGAGACGCGCCGCACCTGAAGTGGAGCGACACCGCCCTGCGCGAGCTCATCGAGACCGCGACGGGCCTTCCCACCGTGGTCGGCAACGACGCGGCGCTGGGCGTGCTCGCGGAGCACCTGTTCGGCGCCGCGCGCGGCATCGACGACGTGGTCTACCTCAACGGCGGCGCGAGCGGCATCGGCGGCGGCTTGATCGTGCACGGGATGCCGGTGGCCGGCGCCTCGGGCTACTCCGGCGAATTCGGGCAGAACCGCCCCGGCATCGCGTCGAGCGCCGATCGCCGCGCGAGTGGCGGCGTGCTCGAGGACGAGGTGAGCCGCGCACGCCTGCTCGCCGTCCTCGGTCGCGACAACGCCGACGAGCCTGCCCTCGCCGAGATGCTGCGCGCGGCGCGCTCGCCCGAGGTCCGCGACGAGATCGCACGGCAGCGCCGCATCCTGTCCACAGCCTTGGCCAATGCCGTCAACGTGCTCAATCCGGCCGTCGTGGTGCTCGGCGGGTTCCTGGCGATGCTCGCCACCGATGACCTGGACGGGTTCACCGAGGCGGTCGTCGCCCAGACCATGCCGGCGAACGGCGAGGACCTCGAGATCCGGCCGGCGGCACTCGCCGAGGATCGCCTGCTCATCGGCGCCGCCGAGGCCGCGTTCGCGGAGCTGCTGCGCGATCCGGCGGGTGTCGCGCTGAACTGA
- the xylA gene encoding xylose isomerase — MPTPTRADKFSFGLWTIGYNGTDPFGGPTRPALDVVHAVEKLAELGAYGLTFHDDDLFAFGSTDAERQTQIDRLKGALADTGLIVPMVTTNLFSAPVFKDGGFTSNDRQVRRFALRKVFRQLDLGAELGAKTFVMWGGREGAEYDSAKDIRAALERYREAVNLLGDYVTDKGYDIRFAIEPKPNEPRGDILLPTLGHAIAFIDSLERPELVGLNPEVGHEQMAGLNFAAGIAQALYHGKLFHIDLNGQRGIKYDQDLVFGHGDLHNAFALVDLLENGGPGGVPAYDGPRHFDYKPSRTEDETGVWDSAAANMRTYLLLKERAAAFRADPEVQEALEAARVAELSIPTLNEGESYDDFLADRSAYEDFDTDVYLGGKGFGFVRLQQLATEHLLGAR; from the coding sequence ATGCCCACCCCTACCCGCGCCGACAAGTTCTCGTTCGGTCTCTGGACCATCGGCTACAACGGCACCGACCCCTTCGGCGGACCGACCCGCCCCGCGCTCGACGTCGTCCACGCCGTCGAGAAGCTCGCCGAGCTCGGTGCCTACGGCCTCACCTTCCATGACGACGACCTGTTCGCCTTCGGCTCGACGGATGCCGAGCGCCAGACCCAGATCGACCGCCTCAAGGGCGCACTCGCCGACACCGGCCTCATCGTGCCGATGGTGACGACCAACCTCTTCTCAGCCCCCGTCTTCAAGGACGGCGGGTTCACGTCGAACGACCGCCAGGTGCGCCGGTTCGCGCTGCGCAAGGTGTTCCGCCAGCTCGACCTCGGTGCCGAGCTGGGCGCCAAGACCTTCGTCATGTGGGGCGGCCGCGAGGGCGCCGAGTACGACTCGGCGAAGGACATCCGCGCGGCGCTCGAGCGCTACCGCGAGGCCGTGAACCTGCTCGGCGACTACGTCACCGACAAGGGCTACGACATCCGCTTCGCGATCGAGCCGAAGCCCAACGAGCCCCGCGGCGACATCCTGCTGCCGACGCTCGGGCACGCCATCGCGTTCATCGACTCGCTCGAGCGCCCCGAGCTCGTGGGCCTCAACCCCGAGGTCGGCCACGAGCAGATGGCGGGCCTGAACTTCGCCGCCGGCATCGCTCAGGCGCTGTACCACGGCAAACTCTTCCACATCGACCTCAACGGCCAGCGCGGCATCAAGTACGACCAGGACCTCGTGTTCGGCCACGGCGACCTGCACAACGCGTTCGCGCTCGTCGACCTGCTCGAGAACGGCGGCCCCGGCGGAGTCCCCGCCTACGACGGCCCGCGCCACTTCGACTACAAGCCGTCGCGCACCGAGGACGAGACGGGCGTCTGGGACTCGGCCGCCGCGAACATGCGCACCTACCTGCTGCTCAAGGAGCGCGCTGCGGCCTTCCGCGCCGACCCCGAGGTGCAGGAGGCGCTCGAGGCCGCCCGCGTCGCCGAGCTGTCGATTCCGACGCTCAACGAGGGCGAGTCGTACGACGACTTCCTCGCCGACCGCTCCGCGTACGAGGACTTCGACACCGACGTGTACCTCGGCGGCAAGGGCTTCGGCTTCGTCCGGCTGCAGCAGCTCGCGACCGAGCACCTGCTCGGCGCCCGCTGA
- the xylB gene encoding xylulokinase codes for MTLVMGVDSSTQSCKIVITDAASGAVVRQGRASHPDGTSVDPEAWWTALQAAIADAGGVDDVEAWAVGGQQHGMVAVDADGRVVRDALLWNDTRSAQAAADLTAEFGADELARRTGLVPVASFTITKLRWLRDHEPENAARVAAVALPHDWLTWRMRGFGPAGASPRGPILDELVTDRSDASGTGYWDPATGGYDRELLVAALGHDAVLPRVLGPDEWVTDADGRRVGGGAGDNAGAALGLAAGPGDVVVSIGTSGTVFAVSEERTTDPTGTVAGFADCTGRFLPLVATLNAARVLDAIARVLGVDHAELSRLALAAQPGAAGLQLVPYFEGERTPNLPDATASLTGMTLASTTRENLARAAVEGMLSGLAAGLAALRGLGVPLERALLVGGGAQSAAVREIAPLVLGLPVEVPEPGEYVALGAARQAASVLSA; via the coding sequence ATGACCCTCGTGATGGGCGTCGACTCGTCGACGCAGTCGTGCAAGATCGTGATCACGGATGCCGCGTCGGGCGCCGTCGTGCGGCAGGGGCGTGCGTCGCACCCCGACGGCACCTCGGTCGATCCCGAGGCGTGGTGGACGGCGCTGCAGGCGGCGATCGCGGATGCCGGAGGCGTGGACGACGTCGAGGCCTGGGCGGTCGGCGGCCAGCAGCACGGCATGGTCGCGGTCGATGCCGACGGGCGCGTGGTCCGCGACGCCCTGCTGTGGAACGACACCCGCTCGGCGCAGGCGGCGGCCGACCTCACGGCGGAGTTCGGCGCGGATGAGCTCGCGCGGCGGACCGGGCTCGTGCCGGTGGCATCCTTCACGATCACGAAGCTGCGGTGGCTGCGCGACCATGAGCCCGAGAACGCGGCTCGTGTCGCCGCCGTCGCCCTCCCGCACGACTGGCTCACCTGGCGCATGCGCGGCTTCGGCCCCGCGGGCGCGTCGCCACGGGGCCCGATCCTCGACGAGCTCGTCACCGACCGGTCGGACGCCTCGGGCACCGGCTACTGGGACCCTGCGACCGGCGGCTACGATCGCGAACTCCTGGTCGCGGCGCTCGGTCACGATGCGGTGCTACCGCGGGTGCTCGGTCCCGACGAATGGGTGACGGATGCCGACGGCCGCCGTGTCGGCGGCGGTGCCGGCGACAACGCGGGCGCGGCGCTCGGCCTCGCGGCGGGTCCCGGCGATGTGGTCGTCTCGATCGGCACGAGCGGAACGGTCTTCGCGGTGAGCGAGGAGCGCACGACCGACCCGACCGGCACGGTCGCCGGGTTCGCGGACTGCACCGGACGATTCCTGCCCCTGGTCGCGACGCTCAACGCCGCACGCGTGCTCGACGCGATCGCGCGCGTGCTCGGCGTCGACCACGCGGAGCTCTCGCGCCTGGCCCTCGCCGCCCAGCCGGGCGCCGCGGGCCTGCAGCTGGTGCCGTACTTCGAGGGCGAGCGCACGCCGAACCTGCCCGACGCGACGGCATCGCTCACCGGCATGACTCTCGCCTCGACGACCCGCGAGAACCTCGCCCGTGCCGCGGTCGAGGGCATGCTGTCGGGGCTCGCCGCCGGACTCGCGGCGCTGCGCGGCCTGGGCGTTCCGCTGGAGCGCGCTCTGCTCGTCGGCGGGGGCGCCCAGTCGGCGGCCGTGCGTGAGATCGCGCCGCTGGTGCTGGGGCTTCCCGTCGAGGTGCCCGAGCCGGGGGAGTACGTCGCCCTCGGCGCCGCGCGGCAGGCGGCATCCGTCCTCTCCGCCTGA
- a CDS encoding LuxR C-terminal-related transcriptional regulator, translating to MADTIAELERARAAYRSGDWETARDGFAAARDGEAATGDDVRALASCEWWLGRQEAGLEHLESAFRMLTRDGAEMAAAETALVIALARLTRAELTVGTAWARRAHRILADLPDGRGHAYDVYLAASMDLDGTGALWPAESVSRMQQLAAELQLPAVSALSAVVSGMHAIRAGRTADGFAQLDEAMLCVVSDELEPEWAGDVLCTTIHVCHELADFRRMADWTRAAEAWCAARGAHVVYAGVCRVHRLELQSASGEWDAAEAALERACDDLGSDHPWVAGEGWHQLGEIRRLRGDAAGARAAYGQARSAGVDPVPGEALLVLAEGEPARAAAMITTSLEQRDRMGRARLLRPGVEIALATGRPEWARQLLDELEADASVFGSDGFRAWAAHAGGMAMLHAGDADGAISRLHAALELFRRLRQPWEQANVLYWLASAQEQRGDAALAGQLRDQAGVIFERLGAPPVVVRSGSVPVDGGPLTAREREIVELVAQGKANRQIADELYISEKTVSRHLANIYIKLEVGSRTAAAAWWHEQTSRRGR from the coding sequence ATGGCGGACACGATCGCCGAGCTCGAACGGGCTCGGGCGGCATATCGGTCCGGTGACTGGGAGACGGCACGGGACGGCTTCGCGGCGGCCCGGGATGGGGAGGCGGCCACCGGCGACGACGTCCGCGCGCTCGCGTCGTGCGAGTGGTGGCTCGGTCGCCAGGAGGCGGGCCTGGAGCACCTCGAGTCCGCCTTCCGGATGCTCACGCGCGACGGCGCCGAGATGGCCGCGGCCGAAACGGCTCTCGTCATCGCCTTGGCGCGACTCACGCGCGCCGAGCTGACCGTCGGCACCGCGTGGGCTCGGCGGGCCCATCGGATTCTCGCCGACCTCCCCGACGGGCGGGGCCACGCGTACGACGTCTACCTGGCCGCGAGCATGGATCTCGACGGCACCGGAGCCCTCTGGCCCGCGGAGAGCGTCTCGCGCATGCAGCAGCTGGCCGCCGAGCTGCAGCTTCCGGCGGTGTCGGCACTGAGCGCCGTCGTATCGGGGATGCACGCGATCCGCGCCGGACGCACCGCGGACGGCTTCGCCCAGCTCGACGAGGCGATGCTGTGCGTCGTGTCGGACGAGCTCGAGCCGGAGTGGGCGGGCGACGTGCTCTGCACGACGATCCACGTCTGCCATGAGCTCGCCGACTTCCGCCGCATGGCCGACTGGACGCGCGCCGCCGAGGCATGGTGCGCGGCGCGCGGCGCGCATGTCGTGTACGCGGGCGTCTGCCGCGTCCACCGGCTCGAACTGCAGTCGGCGAGCGGGGAGTGGGATGCCGCCGAGGCGGCGCTGGAGCGGGCATGCGACGATCTCGGATCCGACCATCCGTGGGTCGCGGGCGAGGGCTGGCACCAGCTGGGCGAGATCCGCCGGCTGCGCGGTGACGCGGCGGGGGCGCGCGCCGCGTACGGCCAGGCGCGATCGGCGGGCGTCGATCCCGTCCCCGGTGAGGCCCTGCTGGTGCTCGCAGAAGGCGAGCCGGCGCGCGCCGCGGCGATGATCACGACGTCGCTCGAGCAGCGCGACCGCATGGGGCGTGCGCGGTTGCTGCGTCCGGGTGTCGAGATCGCGCTCGCCACCGGGCGGCCGGAATGGGCGCGGCAGCTGCTCGACGAGCTCGAGGCCGACGCCAGCGTCTTCGGCAGCGACGGATTCCGGGCCTGGGCCGCGCATGCCGGCGGTATGGCGATGCTCCACGCCGGGGATGCCGACGGCGCGATCAGCCGGCTGCACGCCGCCCTCGAGCTCTTCCGGCGGCTGCGGCAGCCGTGGGAGCAGGCGAACGTGCTGTACTGGCTCGCCTCCGCGCAGGAGCAGCGCGGTGATGCGGCGCTCGCCGGGCAGCTGCGCGACCAGGCGGGCGTTATCTTCGAGCGTCTCGGCGCGCCGCCGGTGGTCGTCCGCTCCGGCTCGGTTCCGGTCGACGGCGGTCCTCTGACGGCGCGGGAGCGCGAGATCGTCGAGCTCGTCGCGCAGGGCAAGGCGAATCGGCAGATCGCGGACGAACTCTACATCAGCGAGAAGACCGTGAGCCGGCACCTCGCCAACATCTACATCAAGCTCGAGGTGGGCTCGCGCACGGCGGCGGCGGCGTGGTGGCACGAGCAGACCAGCCGCCGCGGGCGCTGA